In Centroberyx gerrardi isolate f3 chromosome 20, fCenGer3.hap1.cur.20231027, whole genome shotgun sequence, a genomic segment contains:
- the dhrs7cb gene encoding LOW QUALITY PROTEIN: dehydrogenase/reductase (SDR family) member 7Cb (The sequence of the model RefSeq protein was modified relative to this genomic sequence to represent the inferred CDS: deleted 1 base in 1 codon), which yields MALPLVMVLPLLVVVAAGVYYIYNEVTQFMSKSLVRNKVVVITDAVSGVGSECAHLFHKAGARLILCGTSWDKLESLFDSLTNDADPRETFAPKLVILDFSDMDSMEEVVAEVLECYGCVDVLICNSSMKLKAPVQSVSLELDRNIMDINYFGPSSLAKGVLPTMISRRSGHIVLVNSIQGRLAVPFRSSYAASKHAAQAFFDCLRAEVEEYGIVVSTISHTFIDASGPPPPPAPPAFRQPEPPKPNRLAAFIASQLTHGVRPSVLANEIMCTVNRKRKEVVLAHPIPRVALYLRALFPPVLFSVLAAGVKDSALAEQMQ from the exons ATGGCTCTGCCCTTGGTCATGGTGTTGCCCCTGCTGGTAGTGGTGGCAGCGGGGGTGTACTACATCTACAACGAGGTCACCCAGTTCATGTCCAAGTCCCTGGTGCGGAACAAGGTGGTGGTGATTACGGATGCTGTGTCAGGGGTGGGGAGCG AGTGCGCCCACCTCTTCCACAAGGCGGGTGCCAGGCTGATCCTGTGCGGGACGAGCTGGGATAAGCTGGAGTCTCTGTTCGACTCTCTGACCAACGACGCCGACCCCAGGGAG ACGTTCGCCCCCAAGCTGGTGATCCTGGACTTCAGCGACATGGACAGCATGGAGGAGGTGGTGGCCGAGGTGCTGGAGTGTTACGGCTGTGTGGATGTGCTGATCTGTAACAGCAGCATGAAGCTGAAGGCCCCGGTGCAGAGCGTCTCCCTGGAGCTCGACAGGAACATCATGGACATCAACTACTTCGGCCCCAGCTCTCTGGCCAAAG GTGTACTTCCAACGATGATCTCAAGACGATCGGGACACATTGTGCTGGTCAACAGCATCCAGGGCAGACTGGCCGTCCCGTTCAGAAGTTCCT atgCAGCATCGAAGCACGCCGCGCAGGCCTTCTTTGACTGCCTGCGGGCCGAAGTGGAGGAGTATGGGATAGTAGTCAGCACCATCAGTCACACCTTCATCGATGCCTCcggccccccgcccccccccgccccccccgccttCCGA CAGCCGGAACCTCCTAAACCAAACAGGCTGGCTGCAT TCATCGCCAGCCAGCTGACCCATGGTGTGCGCCCGTCCGTCCTGGCCAATGAGATTATGTGCACAgtgaacaggaagaggaaggaggtggTGCTGGCCCACCCCATCCCCCGGGTGGCCCTGTACCTCCGTGCCCTCTTCCCCCCCGTCCTCTTCTCTGTGCTGGCCGCCGGGGTGAAGGACTCGGCCTTGGCGGAGCAGATGCAGTAG